CAAGAACGGTTTACTGTGGCGATTAATCGGGACTTCCAAGCTGTGGTGGCTGGGTGTGCCGACAGAGAGACAACTTGGATTTCACCGGAATTGGAAAAGATTTACTGGCTACTTTACCAAAGTGGTTATGCTTTTAGTTTTGAAACTTGGCAGGGTGACGAATTAGCTGGAGGAATTTTAGGGATTGTGATTGGTGGGGCTTTCATTGGCGAATCGATGTTTTACCGCATTCCTGAAGGCTCTAAGGTAGCGATGGTTAAATTGGTGGAAAGATTGCGTCAGAGGAAATTTGTGTTTTTCGATGCCCAAATGATGAATCCGCATTTGGAGAGGTTTGGCGCTTATCGGGTTAAGGATGAAGGATATCAAGTTTTACTTGAGCAAGCCTTGCAACGTGCTTGTAACTTAGTATAAAGAATGACAAGCTTATTAACATAGCTTTTCTATATTGTGTAAAAATAATACTTGACTTAAATTGTCAGATTGCTATAAAAACAGACAAAACATGGCATTCCCACCAACAGATCAGAAATCAGCATATAACTTTGAAGCAGTCCGAAAACGTATTGCTACTCAAGCTCAAGACTATTTTGAACCTCAGTTAATAGAGATGGGGTTTGAAAAAACAAAAATAGAAGCTCAGTCTTTACAAGAGTTAAGACAAAATCTTGATTCTATTAATGAGGCTATTAAACATCCGGAATCTTTTGGTACTCTAGGATTTTCTATAAGTGCAGCAACAGGTACAGTTTATATCACCCAATCTAAATCAGATGCACTATTTGAAATAGGTATTTTGCCTCTTCTTTTGGAAAGAAAAAAACTAATTTTAGAAAGGATTAGACTTCTTTCATCTAATGAGAAAATTAAAACCATACAAGATTTAATTAATCATGTAGAAGATGAAGAAATTAAGAGAAATCTTGAAAAAGAAGTAAAGGATTTAAAGAATGAATCTCAAGGCTTAAGAGAACAAACACGAGAAGTTGAACTAGAGCAAAATAATGAACGTACAAAAACACAAACAGAATTAGCAAGACTCAATGTAGAACTTTTTGAGAGGAAAACAAAGGTTTGGTTTTCTCTCTTAGAACGAGAATCTGCATCGACGATTATAGGCGGAATTTTACTACTTATAATTATTTTAGCTCAAGTAGGTTCTATTTTTACAAAAACTACAATTCCAGATATTTTCAATAATGCATTTCTGATAAAATTAGGTTACTTTTTTGGTCAATCTACTAATAAATAAGCGTCAATAAGAGCAGATGCTGACGAAAATCAAAAATGAGAAAGGTCTATAGCATTTTCTGACCTAGTGAGGTAGCTTTTTAAAGCTATTAACCTTGGTGAAAAAGATTGTGGTGTTCCTCAGTTGCTTAGTGCGATCGCTGATATTGTAGGTTAGGTTGACGCTAGGAAACCCAACATCTTGTTTTACTCACAATTTTAACCACTTCCGCTATTACAGGTGATAGAGTGGTCAATATCCATTATTTAGCGATAATTTCGTTAAATTGCACAAGCACTTATGGGAAAATCACATCACACCAAAATATAGGCACTGTGATTTTTGGTTCACATAAAACGTGATTAATTTAGATACTAATACCGCAGTTGCATTTATTGTCGAAGGTTCTCCTGTTCGCTATGAATTACAAGGGTTTGTCAACAAGCAAATGGTAATAGCACAAACTGCATTTAATGAATTCGTAAATATTGTGCAGTACTCAGCAGGTAGCCTAGAACAGACAAGAGCAAATCGTTTTTTGCAAAGAGTTACGGTTGTTCCAGACAATCCTTCAGCAGCAGCCTAAAAATTAAGACAGACTCGGAACCTGGATGCTAACGATATAATCATTCTAGGAACAGGCAACCAAATGGGTATTGTAACTATGACAGCGGATGCGAAAGCTGTTCGCGCAGCCAGTGCTTAAGGGGTTGATTTTAATGTCTATCTTCATCTCCCCTTTTCATTAACAGGTAGCTGAATTATGTAGAAGATAATCCCAGCCCATTTAGCAAGTACTTATCAGTTGATTCAGTGTGGTTTTCCCCAAGGCATTGACGATCGGGGATATTTGCCTTTGCTGTCAATACTCTACACAAATATGTCTGATCGCAGTTTAGCTCAAGTGGTTGCTGAATATGCGGGAAAAGATTACCATATTCTCCTAAATGATGTCTATCGAGTTGGGTCAATGACGAGTTTTTCAAATGAGGTCATTGATTCCGTCAAGCAAAAGCTGATAAGTTGCAACTATGAAAAGTGGTTAGCAGATGAGTAATGAAGCGATCGCTCCGTTTTCTTGATGCTCACAAAGTGGAGAAGTATCACGTTAAAGTTAGAAATGAGTATCACGTTAAAGTTAGAAATGAGTATCACGTTAAAGTTAGAAATGATGTATAATAAGCGTCTACCTTACATATACTGGGTTAAAGACTATCTCCGAGTGAAACCCTATGTCAGACTTACTTGGAAGAATTACAATTAATCCCAAACAGTGTGGTGGTCGTCCCTGTATCCGGGGCATGAGAATTCGGGTATCAGATGTACTCGACTTGTTTGCGGCTGGACTGAGTGCCGAACAAATCCTAGAAGAAATGCCCGATTTGGAAGCGGATGATCTAAAAGCAGCACTTGTGTACGCTTCACGTAAGCTCAATCATCCCGTTTTGGTTGCATAATAATCTGGGTAGATGCACATCTGTCACCTGCAATTGCAACTTGGATCACCATCACATTCGGCATAACAGCATTAGCTTTGCGTGATCTTGGGTTGAGAGATGCCGAAGATCCTGAGATTTTCGAAGCAGCAAGGGCTACAGAAGTCATTCTCATGACCAAAGACAGTGACAAAGCTTGACTTAGTTGATCGTCTTGGAACACTGCCACAAATTATCTGGTTGACGTGTGGCAATACGTCAAATGACCGATTGAAAGAGATTCTGAATTCAACATTGCTAGAAGCATTAGAGCTTTTGCAATCTGGAGAAGCGTTAGTCGAAATCAGAGGAGATTAACAATGCAGGCTAACAAAAGCGATCGCAATTTAACAAACCTACTGCACCGTAACGTAGTTTAAAGTTTCTTGGAGCTAAAAAATTTTACACCCTTTCTTCAGTAACTAATGTCAGACTAACCCATTCGCCTTTGTCGTTATAGCTGCGAATCATCCTCTGGCGCAGGTCTGACTGGATTAACCAACCCGCTTCCAGAAATAAGGGTTGACGTAATTGTACCTTTAGAGGAGAAGTTGCAGAAGCGCCATCAGGTAACAATAATACTTGTACCTGTTTTTCTGGATCTTGATCAAAGAGAACGATAGAACCTTTGATAGTAGCAGTTGAGGTAATTGTGCGTTCCCCAAAAGAAGTACTTTGCATTAATCGCCCAGCATCATCAAGTTGTATTTTCAAAGTTGTAGAGTAAATATCAGGCGGACGCAAATCTCGATAGATTGTCACTGCTTGTCCTCGCCATTCTCCTAACAAGTCATTTATCTGCAAAAGGGGACGTTCTGCTACCGGGGTTCCAGCTAGATGTTCTCGAATGAGAGTTAGTCCATTTAGATGACCATTTCTATCAAACAGTTGTACCAGACGTAAGCGGCGATTTTCATGAACAAAAGCGAGTTCTCCACCAAATTCGGAAAATGGCCCTAGCTGGATTAAACCTTCAGAAAATGAACCATTTTCAAAAAATAGCAGACCCCCTCCCACAGACCTAAATTCTCTGATTACATCATCCTTTCCCGAACGGCTCAGAGTTAGGCGTACTGTCTGGTTATTGTTCAAACCTTCTAGGCAAAGACGGCTAGAAGTATCGTTCAGAAGTGTACCTTCGGGAGAAAAATTGCTAAATGAACCTTCCCATACACCAAGATTTTGCAGAAAACATTCCCATTGTGATTTCATAAAGATTTGTCCTTTGTCATTTGTCATTGGTCATTTGTACATAACCAATGCCCAACCCCTAACCCCTAAGCTTTAGCAAAACTTCGGACAGCAAATAAGCTTCCCATTAATCCTACAGCTGCACCGAAACTCAAGAGAATCAAGGGTAATAGTAAAACTTGGGCTGGAGTGAGTTGCACACCATTGCTAATAACTTGAATAAACTCAGGTTGATTGGCTAGCAATTTACCAAGAAACTGTTGAATCACAGAGATGAAACTCCAAGCGATCGCACCACCAACTAAACCAAAAGCAATTCCTTGTAAAATAAACGGCAGGTAAATCCAAGCTGAAGTTGCTCCCACCAGTTGCATAATTTCAATTTCTTGCCGTCGCGCCATCACAATCAACCGAATTGTGGTTGTAGTCACTGCGATCGCAGTTAGGGTCAGAATAATTGTAATTGTTAAAGTAATCCAGTTCAGACCTCGGTGCAACTGGGCAATGCGTTTAACTGCTTCATCGATATACTCCACCGTCTCAACTCCGGGCAACTTAGCCAGTTGCGTTGCTAAAGTTGGTACAACTTGAGAATTACGCGCTTTCACCTTCATCTCGTCAACCAAGGGATTCTCACCTAGCTGCTGCGTAGCGCCCTCAATATCAGAAATTCTCATTTCCTTAACTAACTTAGTCCAAGCTTGGTCTTTGGTAATGGTTTGCATCGCCGCGACCTCTGGCATTTTTGCAATCAGTGGCTCAATGTTTTCGGCCCGCGTATCCGGTTCAAGATAAACTGATACTTCTAGCTGACTACCGAACTGATAGAGTAGTTTTTCGACTTGCCAAGAGGTTTGCAAACTCAAACCAAATAAAAACAGTAATACTGTCACAGTACTTACTGCTGCCCAATTCATCCAACCTCCCCGCAGTAAACCGAGGAAAGTTTCTTTAAGCAGATAGTCTAGTTTCGTAAAAGATTTAAACACACATCACCCCAGTCAATAATTCGTAATTCGTAATTTATAATTCATCATTCATCATTCAGCACTCCCGATACCCAATTCCCCACTCCCCATTCCTCAACTTGATAGAATGAAAATAGTAAGAATTTTCACCATCTAGCCATTGAGACTCATGCCTTCTGAAATTGCTGTAGAGAAAAAAAAGTTAAAAAATCCACCTTTGGAGCTTCATTATTTAGGCGATCGCGTGCTGCGTCAAGCTGCAAAACGGATTTCTAAAGTAGATGACGAACTTCGCCAGATGGTGCGGGAAATGCTGCAAACTATGTACAGCAAAGATGGCATTGGTTTGGCTGCCCCCCAAGTGGGAATTCACAAACAACTAATAGTCATCGATCTGGAACCAGAGAACGCAGCTAATCCCCCTTTGGTCTTGATTAACCCCACCATTAAACAGGTCAGCCGCGACATCTCTGTTGCCGAAGAAGGATGCTTAAGCATTCCTAACGTATATCTAGACGTAAAGCGTCCCGAAGTCGTGGAGATAGCCTATAAAGACGAATATGGTCGTCCTCGAACATTAAAGGCTAATGACCTTTTAGGACGCTGTATTCAGCACGAGATGGATCACCTCAACGGCGTGGTATTTGTAGACCGTGTAGAAAATTCCTTGACTTTAGCCCAGGAGCTATCTAAGAATGGCTTCTCGTATCAAGCGGTGAAACCAATAGCATAGGGGGCTAGTAGTGTATTTAACTCCAAAAAGCAGTTTATTTCTGGGTGGTTCTTGTGTAAGTGCGATCGCAGCTGTCGGTTCAATTTTTGAACTCAGTTACGGACAGCCAGATTTGGGTTTCCAAGTCACGGCGATTATCCTCGCATTGAGCATTCCACTCACCGGATTATTTTTCTTTGCCGCAGTGAAGGACGCAAGGGCTAACATGAAATAAGCATCAGGTACATAAAAAAGGTAAAAGGATGAAGGAAAAGGCAAAATTCATTCTTTTACCTTTTATTTTTACTCTGGATCTTCCACTGCCCCTAAAGCTTTCAGCTTTACTAACTGCGCTGCGGTTAACCCCGTCACGCCGGTGATATTCATTCCTTCGTAGGGTTTTGGCAATGTCTACGACGGGCTACGCCTACGCAGTGTTTTTAGGCACGTCGTTTCCATTAAAGCATGGCTCATAAATAGCTTAATCTCGCCAGTAGTAATTTCGTGACAAACCTGTTCAATTAATTGGTCAGTCATGTATTCCATCCACCACAGGCTGGAGAGTGAAAAGCGCAGTTCTTTGTTCAATTAGCGATCGCCTACGTAGTGATTTTAGTGCTTCCAGTACTTCCCTTTTGGGCAAGGGACGCACAATATCATCTAGCAATTTGTGTAGACAAACTAACTCGCGCTTAATATCCAGATTGCTTTGGTAATTCAGCTAAGAGCTTAATTTTTCATGCTCTGCAAATATAAAGACCACCTTCGTAGGCATTTCCACCATAACTGTCGGGGTTGGCTGTCTTGCTAATCCTATAGACTAACAACAACGGCTCTGGGGGAAATGTACTTTCGCCGATCTTAGTCATCTTAGTGGCGGGATAAATCTCTTTGGCAATTGTCAACAAAGCTAATCAACCAGCATATTTTGACATCGTTAAAATAGCTATGGCTCCATCAAGTTCCAAGGAAAAACGAGACATTCTAATCACCAAGATGAGGCAGATGATGACGAGTTGAAATAACAGATATGAGAACATAAAAGTTATTGTTTGGATGTCAACTTAGAGCCAGGGCTGAGGTCATTTGCCCTTTTAACTTCTAAAATAGAAGAATGCTGTTAACTCCTACTCAACTACTGCGACTGTCTCAAGGACAACTCAACTTACTAGAAGCTTGTCCGCGTAAATTTCAACATACCTATTTAGAAAAACTCAATTCGCCCTCAAACCCAGAACAAGAAGAACGGCAAACTTTGGGTAGTCGTTTTCACTTGCTAATGCAGCAGCGAGAAATGGGTTTGCCAATTGATAGTTTTTTGCAAGCAGATGCTAAACTGCAAAGCTGGATGCTAGCTTTTACCGATGCAGCCCCAGAAATTTTAACGGCTGCATCTGATAATCAAACTTTCCGTGAGAGTGAACACTACCGCACCCTGCAAGTTCAAGATTATTTGCTGACGGTTGTCTATGATTTATTGATTGCAGATAACCAACAAGCGCAAATTCTCGACTGGAAAACTTATCCTAAACCACCCAATAAACGCGAGTTAGAATCCAACTGGCAAACACGGCTTTATCTCTATGTATTGGCTGAAACTAGCGATTATTTGCCAGAAAATATTTCCATGACTTACTGGTTTGTCCAATCTGAGGGTAAGCCGCAAAATATTAAATTTAATTACAATACTGTTCAACACACAAAAATAGCAAAGAAACTTAATCAACTGTTAAGCCAGTTAACTAATTGGCTGGAAGATTACCAAAATAACCAGCAGTTTCCTCAAGTGGTGGATGGTAGTAAAACCTGTGATTATTGTCAGTTTGCCAAACGGTGCGATGCCTACGGCGGTAAACTACGCACACAAGTTACTGAAGAAGCAGTGAAAGACTCATTGCCCAATTTTGACAGCATTCAAGAAGTCTTACTCAACTCCATACATTAAAGGATGTTTGTCAAGTCCAATAGGGATATAAAAAAATCACAACTTCTAAATTTATGTCAACTTTTGACGAAACTGAAGCCATTTATGTCCGCGAATTAGGAATTGATGACATTGCTCCTGTTTACCACTTGGGAGAAGGGTTATTTACCAGCGATTTATATCCTTATTTATACCGCACCTGGGATGAATGGGAGGTGATTGGACTTTACAACACCGATCCAGAATACTGTCTTGTGGCTGAAACAGACGGAGAATTAGCCGGATTTATTTTGGGAACTATCATCACCAAAGCATCCTGGACTTATGGATACATTTTATGGTTGGGAGTTAGTCCGAAGTATCAGCGTCGGGGAGTAGCAGACAAGTTGGTGGATAAAGTCGTCGCCCGAATGATTGAAGATGGGGCGCGGTTTATGCTGGTAGATACCGATCCCACCAACACTTCAGCCTTAAAGTTTTTTAACCGCAAAGGTTTTGGTAATACTCGCCAGCATATTTTCTTGTCGATGAATTTAAGCAAGCATGAATATTATGGCAGATTAATTGATTACGAACACCAAAAAGCTGAAAGAGCCGGTTACAAGCGATCGCGTCCGGCAATTCGCGCCCGTAAAGCTGATAGTGTCGCTAATGAAGTAATTCTCAATCCCCTAGTGAATGAATCTCAAACAACTGAGGATTAATCCCCAATTTAATAATGGCAGAACAACAGCAGTGGACTATAACAGCAACCGAACAACCCCTAGAGTGGTTCATCCAAGCGGTGAAACAGCATACACCCCTATCAAGTGGAATATATGCAGCACAATTGTTGTGGCAACGGGGAATTAAAGATAATCAACAATTAACAGCTTTTATTAACTATAAAGATTATCAACCAGCGAGTCCCTTTGAGTTTGGGCAGGAAATGCAGTTAGCGATCGCCCGGTTGCAACAAGCATATAACGCCAAAGAAAAAATTGCCATCTGGGGAGACTTTGATGCTGATGGGATTACCGCTACATCTGTACTTTGGGATGGATTAGGGCAATTTTTTAAACAGAATACTCAGTTAATTTACTATATTCCCAATCGCCTGAAAGAATCTCACGGTCTCAATAATCAAGGTATTGATAACTTAGCAAAACAAGGTTGCAAATTAATTGTTACTTGCGATACTGGCAGCACAAATATTGAGGAAATTATCTACGCTAAACAGCTAGGCATAGATGTAATAGTTACAGACCATCATACTTTACCAACTGAACGCCCACCCGTCGCAGCAATTATCAATCCCCGCTATTTTTCAAGGGAACATCAGCTGTTTAATCTTTCTGGGGTAGCGGTAGCTTACAAGTTGGTGGAAGCGTTATATCAAAGTCTGCCTAATGTTGCCAAACATCCGTTAGAGGATTTATTAGATTTAGTAGCAGTAGGATTAATTGCCGACTTAGTGCAGTTAAGTGGAGATTGTCGTTATTTGGCGCAGTTGGGAATTCAACGACTACAAGAAGATTTTAAACAGCCACCAACAGCGCGTCGTCGTCCGGGGGTGGGGCGATTATTAGAATTGTGCCAGAAAAGTGGCGATCGCCCCACAGATATTTCCTTTGGTTTGGGGCCAAGAATTAACGCCGTCAGCCGCATCCAAGGTGATGCTAGTTTTTGCGTTGAATTATTAACCAGTCGAGATGTCAAACGTTGTAACGAATTAGCCGAAGTTACAGAACTCGCAAACACCAGGCGCAAATCTTTACAAAAAGATGTACAAGCGCAAGTAGCACAAAAACTTACTCAATTAGATTTATCAACCACCAGCGTCATCGTCCTAGAAGATGCCCAATGGCCTGCGGGTGTATTGGGTTTAGTTGCTGGACAGGTCGCACAAGAAACAGGTCGCCCCACGATTTTGTTAAGTACAGAACTAGCAGGGGAAGAAGATTTCGCCCTTACTCCATACTCCCTACTCCCTGCTCCCCTCGCCCGTGGTTCTGCCCGTTCGGTGAATTCGGTAGATTTATACCAACTGGTGAAAGACCAAGCACATTTGTTACATCGTTTTGGCGGACATCCCTTTGCAGCTGGTTTGAGTTTGTTGGTGGAGAATATTCCTTTATTTACAGCAGCAATTAATCAGCAGTTACGGCAATCTTTAGGTAGCACAACCCTAACGCCAACTGTGCAAGCAGACTTGACGGTAACAGTAGCAGACTTGGGGAAAGAGTTATTTTTGGAACTGAAAGTGCTAGAACCTTGTGGAATGGGTAATCCTGTTCCGAAGTTGCTAATTCAAAACTGCTGGTTTGAAAATGCTTGGCATCGCAATCAGCAGGATTGGCAAGGAAAAAAGGTACAGTACATTAAAACTGAGTTTGATATTCGGGATGATTCCGGCAGAAGTGCTTTTCCTGGCTTATGGTGGGGACATTACAAAGATGAATTACCCATAGGAAGGTGTGATTGCATAGCTGAATTAGACTACAACACCTTTAAAAAACGTTATGAAATCAGATTAATTGCCGTGCGTCCCAGTGTTAACTCAGCACTTAACACTCGGAATGGGCTAAACGCCCCACTATCGCTAACACCACTCATCTTAGACTTACGGAATCAAGAACACTCACAACAGGCTACGGCTAACACAACTCAAGACGGGCTAAACGCCTCGCTAACAGCGTTGATTCTTGAAGATTGCCCCACGAGTTGGGATAATTTACGTGTATGGTTGCGGCGATGTCTAACGATAAGCGGCTCTGCATCTTCACATGAAAATCAACAACAATTAGCGATCGCTTGGTCTAAACCCAAGCACCAACCACCCCATCAGATTTGGCTGACTCTTGTGGGAATTGCCAAATATCTCAGTCGCACAAATCAACCAGTTACCCGCGTCCAACTTTTAGAGAAAATCGGTATCAGTGACCAAACCTTACTTGTAGGCATCAAAGCTTTAAAATCTTTAGGGTTCACAGTCAAACGACAAGACAATTATTTACAATTTACCTGGCATCCAACTGATAGTGCAGAAAACTTTGCTGATGCAGCAGTGGCAAGATTTTTAGCTGCTGTGCGAGAAGAACAATTTCAGCAACAGTATTTTGCCGAGGTGCCTTTATCTACTATTGTGGCGATCGCAAATTCCGAAAATTACATGGGTACAAACCTTTAAAAACGTGAGATCGACTGCTATTTTCGGGCAAATCCCTTCTATATTGATGAAAATTGCTAGCCTAAGATCCCCAACTTCTTAGAGGATGTTTGAAAAGTTCTCTTGTCAGTATCAAAAGTTCTAGATCCTCCTAAGTCCCCCTTAGAAAGGGGGACTTTGATTCCGGTTCCACCCTTTTTAAGGGGAGTTAGGGGGGATCTAAAAGTGCTTAAAGTTACAGCAAAATACTTTTCAAACAACCTCTTAGAGAAGTTGGGGATCT
The Nostoc punctiforme PCC 73102 genome window above contains:
- the aat gene encoding leucyl/phenylalanyl-tRNA--protein transferase is translated as MQYDIAAIVEGYAQGYFLMADERDRLSWYGSRDRTFIPLDERFRYPKSLQRVLNQERFTVAINRDFQAVVAGCADRETTWISPELEKIYWLLYQSGYAFSFETWQGDELAGGILGIVIGGAFIGESMFYRIPEGSKVAMVKLVERLRQRKFVFFDAQMMNPHLERFGAYRVKDEGYQVLLEQALQRACNLV
- a CDS encoding DUF1308 domain-containing protein, with the translated sequence MINLDTNTAVAFIVEGSPVRYELQGFVNKQMVIAQTAFNEFVNIVQYSAGSLEQTRANRFLQRVTVVPDNPSAAA
- a CDS encoding DUF3349 domain-containing protein yields the protein MIQCGFPQGIDDRGYLPLLSILYTNMSDRSLAQVVAEYAGKDYHILLNDVYRVGSMTSFSNEVIDSVKQKLISCNYEKWLADE
- a CDS encoding DUF433 domain-containing protein translates to MSDLLGRITINPKQCGGRPCIRGMRIRVSDVLDLFAAGLSAEQILEEMPDLEADDLKAALVYASRKLNHPVLVA
- a CDS encoding DUF5615 family PIN-like protein codes for the protein MTALALRDLGLRDAEDPEIFEAARATEVILMTKDSDKA
- a CDS encoding DUF5615 family PIN-like protein, whose protein sequence is MTKLDLVDRLGTLPQIIWLTCGNTSNDRLKEILNSTLLEALELLQSGEALVEIRGD
- a CDS encoding DUF3598 family protein produces the protein MKSQWECFLQNLGVWEGSFSNFSPEGTLLNDTSSRLCLEGLNNNQTVRLTLSRSGKDDVIREFRSVGGGLLFFENGSFSEGLIQLGPFSEFGGELAFVHENRRLRLVQLFDRNGHLNGLTLIREHLAGTPVAERPLLQINDLLGEWRGQAVTIYRDLRPPDIYSTTLKIQLDDAGRLMQSTSFGERTITSTATIKGSIVLFDQDPEKQVQVLLLPDGASATSPLKVQLRQPLFLEAGWLIQSDLRQRMIRSYNDKGEWVSLTLVTEERV
- a CDS encoding cell division protein FtsX: MFKSFTKLDYLLKETFLGLLRGGWMNWAAVSTVTVLLFLFGLSLQTSWQVEKLLYQFGSQLEVSVYLEPDTRAENIEPLIAKMPEVAAMQTITKDQAWTKLVKEMRISDIEGATQQLGENPLVDEMKVKARNSQVVPTLATQLAKLPGVETVEYIDEAVKRIAQLHRGLNWITLTITIILTLTAIAVTTTTIRLIVMARRQEIEIMQLVGATSAWIYLPFILQGIAFGLVGGAIAWSFISVIQQFLGKLLANQPEFIQVISNGVQLTPAQVLLLPLILLSFGAAVGLMGSLFAVRSFAKA
- the def gene encoding peptide deformylase; amino-acid sequence: MPSEIAVEKKKLKNPPLELHYLGDRVLRQAAKRISKVDDELRQMVREMLQTMYSKDGIGLAAPQVGIHKQLIVIDLEPENAANPPLVLINPTIKQVSRDISVAEEGCLSIPNVYLDVKRPEVVEIAYKDEYGRPRTLKANDLLGRCIQHEMDHLNGVVFVDRVENSLTLAQELSKNGFSYQAVKPIA
- a CDS encoding PD-(D/E)XK nuclease family protein, whose protein sequence is MLLTPTQLLRLSQGQLNLLEACPRKFQHTYLEKLNSPSNPEQEERQTLGSRFHLLMQQREMGLPIDSFLQADAKLQSWMLAFTDAAPEILTAASDNQTFRESEHYRTLQVQDYLLTVVYDLLIADNQQAQILDWKTYPKPPNKRELESNWQTRLYLYVLAETSDYLPENISMTYWFVQSEGKPQNIKFNYNTVQHTKIAKKLNQLLSQLTNWLEDYQNNQQFPQVVDGSKTCDYCQFAKRCDAYGGKLRTQVTEEAVKDSLPNFDSIQEVLLNSIH
- a CDS encoding GNAT family N-acetyltransferase; this encodes MSTFDETEAIYVRELGIDDIAPVYHLGEGLFTSDLYPYLYRTWDEWEVIGLYNTDPEYCLVAETDGELAGFILGTIITKASWTYGYILWLGVSPKYQRRGVADKLVDKVVARMIEDGARFMLVDTDPTNTSALKFFNRKGFGNTRQHIFLSMNLSKHEYYGRLIDYEHQKAERAGYKRSRPAIRARKADSVANEVILNPLVNESQTTED
- the recJ gene encoding single-stranded-DNA-specific exonuclease RecJ, which gives rise to MAEQQQWTITATEQPLEWFIQAVKQHTPLSSGIYAAQLLWQRGIKDNQQLTAFINYKDYQPASPFEFGQEMQLAIARLQQAYNAKEKIAIWGDFDADGITATSVLWDGLGQFFKQNTQLIYYIPNRLKESHGLNNQGIDNLAKQGCKLIVTCDTGSTNIEEIIYAKQLGIDVIVTDHHTLPTERPPVAAIINPRYFSREHQLFNLSGVAVAYKLVEALYQSLPNVAKHPLEDLLDLVAVGLIADLVQLSGDCRYLAQLGIQRLQEDFKQPPTARRRPGVGRLLELCQKSGDRPTDISFGLGPRINAVSRIQGDASFCVELLTSRDVKRCNELAEVTELANTRRKSLQKDVQAQVAQKLTQLDLSTTSVIVLEDAQWPAGVLGLVAGQVAQETGRPTILLSTELAGEEDFALTPYSLLPAPLARGSARSVNSVDLYQLVKDQAHLLHRFGGHPFAAGLSLLVENIPLFTAAINQQLRQSLGSTTLTPTVQADLTVTVADLGKELFLELKVLEPCGMGNPVPKLLIQNCWFENAWHRNQQDWQGKKVQYIKTEFDIRDDSGRSAFPGLWWGHYKDELPIGRCDCIAELDYNTFKKRYEIRLIAVRPSVNSALNTRNGLNAPLSLTPLILDLRNQEHSQQATANTTQDGLNASLTALILEDCPTSWDNLRVWLRRCLTISGSASSHENQQQLAIAWSKPKHQPPHQIWLTLVGIAKYLSRTNQPVTRVQLLEKIGISDQTLLVGIKALKSLGFTVKRQDNYLQFTWHPTDSAENFADAAVARFLAAVREEQFQQQYFAEVPLSTIVAIANSENYMGTNL